The genomic interval ATAACATAAAATAAAGAAATAACTAAAAAACATTCCTCTTTCTCGTATTCTTTTTGAACGTTCATCATTTTCTTTAAATTGCGGATATAGATATGCTAGACAAAAAGACATAACTGTTGTACCTAAAAAAACAAGTTCATGACCAACAAAGAAAGCCCCTGTTGATATGCTCGAAAAACCTATTAGCAGACTATAAAATAAGAATATAAAGCCACTTATTAAGAAAAACCTTCTCCCTGCTTTACTACTCATTTACATAAAAATAACCTCCTATCAAGGCAAATATAATCTTGTTAAACTATTCTTTTTCTACATCTTCTAAAAGAAAAACTTTTTCTACAATTGTGTTAAAACAACGAGCAATTTGAATAGCAAGAGGCAATGAAGGATTGTAACGCCCCTTTTCAATTGAAATAATTGTCTGGCGAGACACACCTAACATTTTTGCCATTTGTTCCTGAGAAATTCCATTCTCCTGCCTAAATTGTTTCATTCGATTTTTCATATAAGTAAACATTCCTCTCTATACATTATTAGAATGTAAAGGAAACTTTACTGTAAAGGGTACTTTACATAAGCTCCAAAAGGATCGAATGAATACTTTATACATTTTTATTTTACATAATGAAGTATTATAGGCACTGAAAAAAGGATCTTCGAAGATCCTTTTTTACTGCTTATTGGAGTACGTCAATAATTTAAGGTATGCTAAGGAGCTATAAACAAATTAAGTTAGTTGAGTCACTGATACAACTAAAAATTATACTTATATACCGGGTCATTTAATCGTTTCTAAAGTAAGCTAGTAGAATAAAATAAATAGATAAGAGAACAAATTTTTTTAGGTCTCTACTAAAAATGGAACTAACCTATTATGAGAATGAGGTTTAATCTTTTATTCTCATTTTGTTGTCCTATTTACGGAAAGGAGGGAATATAAATGCCTATTGTCAAACCATTCATGGCGGGAAGAAGATTTACAACCACAGCATCAACAGGTACAGCTGCAGCTGCTGATTTAACATTTGCTAATACAGACTTTACCGATGATGCTGGTGTTACTACTTCAACATTTCCTGCTTCACCTGCGGTTGTAAATTTATATATTAATGGTGTACTTCAAACAAGTGATAATGTAACAGGTCTTTCCACTACTGCAGTAACTATTGTAGGCGGTGCTTCACTTGCTACTGATTCTCCTACTATGCCAATTATACTTGAATTTATTATAAATTAGTTATTTGAATCAATTATAAAAATAGCTATTAAAAAACAGTATCCATAAAAAATTTCGCATTTTATTGACTTTTTTATGGATACTAGCTTTTTTAAAGATTAATCAGGATAAACTGAAGCGTTATCGGTACACCCGCTTCAGGTGCTGTTGGTGTTAACAAGGTTAATACTCCTGTTTGCACAAGGTAAGCAGTTTGGGGTTGAATTATACCATTAATAAACAAATTAATATAGGAAACTTCGCTTGGTGATAATATCTGAGTTGTTCCGAATTCCGCTAAGCCATCAGCATTTGTATATATAAGTTTTTGACCGTCAGAAAAAGTAAAGTACAATAAATTAGTTGTAGGGATTGGACCTAGAATTGGAGGTCCTTGTTCACCCTGAGGTCCTTGAGGCCCTCTTGGTCCTCGTGGACCGATTATTCTTTGCTTCGGCGGTTTTGGAATTGGAACCATAGGACAGCATCCCTGAAAAGATCGATTATTGTTAACTATATAAATCACCTCATAAAATTTAACTTATAAAATAATATATGTTAGTGATTTTAGAAAACATTGGGCAAGTATTAACTTTCCATTATTGCCTACCCACTCAGGTTATCTATGTAGTAAGTTCCTTTTATATCAGGTTTATAGCTTTAACATACAATTTTTCCGAATTACTGTCTGTGCCCCTTAAAAAATGTATAGAGTATGCAGAGTCAGTTTACATAATCGCAACTTTAGGAAGTTACAAAAGCGCCAAACCCTTGTATATCAAGGGTTTGGCGCTTTTGTGTTTTTTATCGTTTATGCATGATTTTATACATGGTTGATTTATCAATGTTTTTAGCTTCGAAAGGAGCTTGGAAACTGCATAAAAAAGTGGGATTTTATACAACAAACAAACATACTAAGAATCAACAATTAATTTATATTGTTATATGAATTCATATACACCTATAGCCGTACAATAAAATTTATTCATTTTTATCCATATAATCATTTAAAGCTTTTTCAACAATCTCAACCATCGTTGTATCATTCATTGCAGCAAAAGTACGTAATCTTTTTTGTAAGTCCACATCC from Metabacillus sediminilitoris carries:
- a CDS encoding helix-turn-helix transcriptional regulator, which encodes MKNRMKQFRQENGISQEQMAKMLGVSRQTIISIEKGRYNPSLPLAIQIARCFNTIVEKVFLLEDVEKE
- a CDS encoding DUF4183 domain-containing protein; protein product: MPIVKPFMAGRRFTTTASTGTAAAADLTFANTDFTDDAGVTTSTFPASPAVVNLYINGVLQTSDNVTGLSTTAVTIVGGASLATDSPTMPIILEFIIN
- a CDS encoding DUF4183 domain-containing protein, coding for MVPIPKPPKQRIIGPRGPRGPQGPQGEQGPPILGPIPTTNLLYFTFSDGQKLIYTNADGLAEFGTTQILSPSEVSYINLFINGIIQPQTAYLVQTGVLTLLTPTAPEAGVPITLQFILINL